One genomic segment of Impatiens glandulifera chromosome 6, dImpGla2.1, whole genome shotgun sequence includes these proteins:
- the LOC124941118 gene encoding uncharacterized protein LOC124941118: MATGVASISISGATYRKSSDLCFPETRFLGQASEVSIKRKCSQKLATKKLFVCSQYDDSRGGGGGGGDFAAGFLLGGAIFGTLGYIFAPQIRKAILNEDEYGFRRAKRPIYYDGGLEKTRQTLNEKISQLNSAIDNVSSRLRGGNNMPPVPVESDPEEATM; the protein is encoded by the exons ATGGCTACCGGCGTAGCTTCGATTTCAATCTCAG GTGCAACTTATCGCAAGTCCAGTGATCTGTGCTTTCCAGAAACTAGGTTTCTTGGTCAAGCATCGGAAGTTTCTATTAAGAGGAAATGCAGTCAGAAGCTGGCAACTAAGAAGCTATTTGTTTGCAGCCAGTATGA TGACAGCAGaggtggaggaggtggtggtggtgatttTGCTGCTGGATTTCTTCTTGGAGGTGCTATTTTTGGTACTCTGGGTTATATTTTTGCTCCACAG ATCAGGAAAGCCATACTTAATGAAGATGAATATGGTTTTCGACGTGCCAAGAGACCCATATATTATGATGGTGGTTTAGAG AAAACAAGACAGACCCTGAATGAAAAAATTAGCCAACTGAATTCTGCAATTGACAATGTTTCGTCTCGGTTAAGAGGTGGGAACAACATGCCTCCTGTTCCTGTCGAAAGTGATCCTGAAGAAGCTACCATGTAA
- the LOC124943070 gene encoding glutamic acid-rich protein-like, which produces MEVKDCKKYVKVEKSKVEQEEEKKEEMIAMQETVGDDEKMNDGTDGKKDDVMEDNEKVEDEQKEDGEKVDDDEKVEDERKDNDEKVDDDEKVKDERKDNDEKVDDDEKVEDERKDNDAKVEDVKMEVEAKVEDGEKLDGVAKVDDVEVDLKLKVKDLKVKVKDEKTVGM; this is translated from the exons ATGGAG gttaaggaTTGTAAGAAGTATGTCAAAGTTGAGAAGAGCAAGGTTGaacaggaggaggagaagaaagag GAGATGATAGCGATGCAGGAGACTGTGGGGGATGATGAGAAGATGAATGATGGGACTGATGGGAAGAAAGACGATGTAATGGAGGacaatgagaaggtggaggatgaacaAAAAGAGGACGGTGAgaag gtcgatgatgatgagaaggtggaaGATGAAAGAAAAGACAACGATGAGAAGgtcgatgatgatgagaaggtgaaGGATGAAAGAAAAGACAACGATGAGAAGgtcgatgatgatgagaaggtggaggatgaacgAAAAGACAACGATGCGAAGGTGGAGGACGTAAAGATGGAGGTTGAGGCTAAAGTGGAGGACGGTGAGAAGCTGGATGGTGTGGCTAAGGTGGATGATGTGGAGGTTGATCTGAAACTGAAGGTGAAGGATTtgaaagtgaaggtgaaggatgagaAGACTGTGGGGATGTGA
- the LOC124942854 gene encoding histone-lysine N-methyltransferase ATXR6-like translates to MQEASVQSQPRVESDEYEILEHDVKVCDICGDAGREDLLAICSLCSDGAEHTYCMREKMEKVPEGNWLCEECKIDNVNKDQKQDKEVAQSDIPRYKLNRQASVLPNRIDSISGTSKRKKDIADKKITGKRPAENWKSPQLRETNLEQIPSTGLPMVSSLAETSTLSRDSSSGI, encoded by the exons ATGCAGGAAGCTTCTGTTCAATCTCAGCCCAGGGTGGAAAGTGATGAATATGAGATATTGGAGCATGAT GTGAAGGTTTGTGATATTTGTGGGGACGCAGGCCGGGAGGATTTGCTTGCCATATGTAGCTTATGTAGTGATGGTGCAGAGCACAC TTATTGCATGCGAGAAAAGATGGAAAAAGTTCCAGAAGGCAACTGGCTATGTGAAGAATGCAAAATTGATAATGTAAATAAAGATCAAAAGCAAGATAAAGAAGTTGCGCAGAGTGATATTCCCAGATATAAACTAAATAGACAAGCAAGTGTATTGCCCAATAGAATAGATTCAATTAGTGGGACAAGCAAAAGGAAAAAAGATATTGCGGATAAAAAGATCACTGGTAAAAGGCCTGCAGAGAATTGGAAGTCACCTCAGCTAAGAGAAACAAATCTTGAACAAATTCCAAGCACAGGCTTGCCTATGGTGTCCAGTCTAGCAGAAACATCCACTCTGTCGAGGGATTCTTCTTCAGGAATCTGA